A single genomic interval of Sebastes umbrosus isolate fSebUmb1 chromosome 11, fSebUmb1.pri, whole genome shotgun sequence harbors:
- the pkdc gene encoding uncharacterized protein pkdc, producing the protein MKQEHQDLILQACGASSLRVGAKIQTLWSGYGEIVRLHLEGCDRPSVVVKHVKFPKEAKQHPGGWNTDRSHTRKVRSYQVETHWYQNYSTNQSCRTPACLAACSHGDEMLIVLEDLDAAGYDQRRTSVKDREVKACLSWLAHFHALFLGVAAEGLWPIGTYWHLETRPDELEAMDDAELKAAAGDIDKILNECRFKTVVHGDAKLANFCFSQSGRDVAAVDFQYVGGGCGMKDVVYFLGSCMEERECEKKVPALLDYYFTELKQSVKKDVDFAALEREWREMFAFAWTDFHRFLLGWMPGHRKINRYSKQLTKLVLRKLKL; encoded by the exons ATGAAACAGGAGCACCAGGATCTCATCCTGCAGGCGTGCGGTGCTTCATCTCTGCGTGTCGGTGCAAAGATCCAGACACTGTGGAGCGGTTATGGTGAGATAGTCCGGCTGCACCTGGAGGGCTGCGACCGCCCATCTGTGGTCGTCAAACATGTCAAGTTTCCAAAGGAGGCCAAGCAGCACCCCGGCGGCTGGAACACAGATCGCTCCCACACACGTAAAGTGAGATCCTACCAGGTGGAGACACACTGGTACCAGAACTATTCCACCAATCAGAGCTGCCGGACCCCTGCCTGCCTGGCTGCTTGTTCCCATGGAGACGAGATGCTGATCGTGCTGGAGGATCTGGATGCGGCTGGTTATGATCAGAGAAG GACGAGCGTGAAGGACAGAGAAGTAAAGGCTTGTCTCAGCTGGCTTGCCCACTTCCATGCTCTCTTCCTGGGTGTGGCTGCAGAGGGCCTGTGGCCGATCGGCACCTACTGGCACCTGGAGACGCGGCCAGACGAGCTGGAGGCCATGGACGACGCCGAGCTCAAAGCAGCAGCCGGCGACATTGACAAGATACTCAACGAGTGTCGCTTCAAGACCGTCGTTCATGGAGACGCCAAGTTAGCCAACTTCTGTTTTTCCCAGAGTGGACGGGACGTGGCAGCTGTAGACTTCCAGTATGTTGGTGGGGGCTGTGGGATGAAAGATGTTGTGTACTTTTTAGGAAGCTGCATGGAGGAGAGGGAGTGTGAAAAGAAGGTACCAGCCCTACTGGACTACTATTTCACAGAATTAAAGCAATCTGTGAAAAAAGATGTGGACTTTGCTGCGCTggagagagagtggagggaAATGTTTGCATTTGCATGGACAGATTTTCATCGCTTCCTGCTGGGATGGATGCCTGGACACCGGAAGATCAACCGCTACAGTAAACAGTTGACCAAGCTGGTTCTCCGCAAACTGAAACTATAA